The genomic DNA GCAGCAGGAAGGCCGTGGCCCCCACCTGCGTGAGCGCGCCCATGGCAAGCCACGCGGCATACATCCCGTTGAACTGAGGAATGCCGCCCGCCCCTGCCCAGGTCAGCCCCGCCACCCAGGCCGTGGCCAGCGGCAGGCCGTACAGAAAGCGCACCAGCGTGGCCGCCAGCGTGCCCAGCCCGGCGGTGAGCGAGCGCTGCGCCGCGTTGCGCGCGGTCTGGGCCAATGCGGCCCACAGCGTCAGCGGTATCCACGCCCAGGCGATCCAGGAAAGAGTCATGCAGGGGTTATAGCGGCCCCATGGCGCGCCGCCCGACGCCAATGGGCAATGCGGCCATGCAGGGGCGCGAGGGCGCGGTGCGCCCCCACGTCAGCGGCCCGGTCAGTCAGACGGCCAGACGGTCAGTCCGCCGTGATGTGGCTGGTCTCGGCCACCTTCTTCCACTTCACGATGTCGTCGGCAATGATCTTGGCGAAGGCCGCGGGCGTGTCCTCGACCGTGATGGCACCGGCGGCGGCGAACTTCTCCTGCACCATCGGCGTGCGCAGCGCACGCACGATGGCGCCATGCAGCTTCTCCAGCACATCGGCGGGCAGGCCGGCGGGCGCCAGCACGCCGTTCCAGAAGCCTTCGTTGGCGCTCTTGAGGCCCAGCTCCGCGAAGGTGGGCACCTCGGGCAATTCCTTCAGGCGCCGGGGCGTGGCCAGGGCCATGGGCACCAGGTTGCCGGCCTTGATATGCGGCATCGACGAGGCCAGCGTGTCGTAGATCATCTCGACCTGGCCGCCGATCACGTCGTTGAGCGCCGGGCCCGTGCCGCGGTACGGCACATGCACCACGCGCAGGCCGCTGAGCGACTTGTAGTACTCCATCGCCATGTGGGTGGCGCCGCCGTTGCCCGAGGAGGCATACGAATACTTGCCGGGCGACTGGCCCACGAGCTTGGCGAACTCCGCATAGTTCTTGGTGGGGAAGCTCTTGTTGATGGCCAGCACCCCGGGCACCGACAGGATGCGCGTGATGGGCGTGAAGCTCTTGAGCGCATCGAAGCTCAGGTTCTTGTACACCGCCGAATTCGTGCCGTTGGTGCTGGTGGTGCCCAGCAGCAGCGTGTAGCCGTCGGCCTTGGATTCGGCCACGAAGCGCGCGCCCACCGAGCCGCCCGCGCCCGCCTTGTTCTCCACGATCACCGGCTGGCCCAGTTCCTTGGACAAGGCGTCGGCCAGCACGCGGCCACTGATGTCCGACGTGCCGCCCGGCGGAAACGGCACCACCAGCTTGACGGGTTTGTCAGGGAAGGCGCCCTGCGCGGCGGCGGGCAGCGCCGCCGCGGCCCCCAGCAGTGCCAGTGCGATGCCAGCGGCCGTGCGGCGGTTCATTCGGTGCTTGTTCATGGGTGTTGTCTCCTGCGAATGTGGGAATGAAAGAATCAATGGAACTTTGAAACGCTGGAACGTGAAGGGCCTACTTGCCCGTGCAGCCCTTGCCGCCATCCACCGGAATGCACACGCCCGTCACGTAGCGCGCCTCGTCGCTCGCCAGGAACAGCGCCGTGTAGGCCACGTCCCAGGCCTGACCCATGCGGCCCATGGGGCTGGCGGCGTTGCGCGTGCGCAGCATGTCTTCGGTGCTGGCGAACTGGCCGGCGATCTGCTGGTGGATGAGCGGTGTGTCGATCACGCCCGGCAGCACCGCGTTGGCGCGGATGCCCTGGGCCGCGTACTGCACGGCCAGCGCCCGCGTGAAGTGGTTGAGCCCGGCCTTGGCCGCGTAGTACGGCATGTACGGGTAGCTGTTGATCTGCTGCGAGGCCAGCGACGAGATGTTGACGATGGCGCCGCGCCCCTGCGCCAGCATCACCGGCACCACGTGCTTGCAGGTGAGGAACACGCCGGTCAGGTTGGTGTCGATCACCTGCTGCCAGGTGGCTTCGTCCATGTCGATCACGCTGCCCATGCGCGTGATGC from Acidovorax sp. A79 includes the following:
- a CDS encoding tripartite tricarboxylate transporter substrate binding protein BugE — translated: MNKHRMNRRTAAGIALALLGAAAALPAAAQGAFPDKPVKLVVPFPPGGTSDISGRVLADALSKELGQPVIVENKAGAGGSVGARFVAESKADGYTLLLGTTSTNGTNSAVYKNLSFDALKSFTPITRILSVPGVLAINKSFPTKNYAEFAKLVGQSPGKYSYASSGNGGATHMAMEYYKSLSGLRVVHVPYRGTGPALNDVIGGQVEMIYDTLASSMPHIKAGNLVPMALATPRRLKELPEVPTFAELGLKSANEGFWNGVLAPAGLPADVLEKLHGAIVRALRTPMVQEKFAAAGAITVEDTPAAFAKIIADDIVKWKKVAETSHITAD
- a CDS encoding SDR family NAD(P)-dependent oxidoreductase; this encodes MATTAHASSPATSAAYFPPLDALPGRGRVAGKVALVFGGGSAGPGWGNGKAAAMVYAREGARVAVVDIRREAAEETRAQLYAEGFDAEAYAADVTDSAAVAEVARRVHARFGAIDILHNNVGITRMGSVIDMDEATWQQVIDTNLTGVFLTCKHVVPVMLAQGRGAIVNISSLASQQINSYPYMPYYAAKAGLNHFTRALAVQYAAQGIRANAVLPGVIDTPLIHQQIAGQFASTEDMLRTRNAASPMGRMGQAWDVAYTALFLASDEARYVTGVCIPVDGGKGCTGK